One genomic window of Manihot esculenta cultivar AM560-2 chromosome 16, M.esculenta_v8, whole genome shotgun sequence includes the following:
- the LOC110604193 gene encoding histidine-containing phosphotransfer protein 4 produces the protein MDTKHLKQQVAYVRKSLFDQGYLDDQFMQLEDLQDDANPNFVEEIVSSFYSDSARLIHNIEQALARRPVDFSKLDDYMHQFKGSSSSIGAKKVKMECSQFREYCCAGNIEGCIRTFQQLKQEHATLRRKLEAYFQLVRQTGQGETS, from the exons ATGGACACTAAGCACTTGAAACAACAGGTCGCCTACGTTAGGAAGTCCCTCTTTGATCAG GGCTACCTAGATGATCAATTTATGCAACTTGAGGATTTACAAGATGATGCAAACCCTAATTTCGTAGAGGAAATTGTATCTTCCTTCTACAGTGATTCAGCAAGATTGATCCACAACATTGAACAGGCATT AGCGAGGAGGCCTGTTGATTTCAGTAAGCTGGATGATTACATGCACCAGTTCAAGGGAAGCAGCTCAAG CATTGGAGCTAAAAAGGTGAAGATGGAATGCTCACAGTTTAGAGAATACTGCTGTGCAGGAAACATTGAGGG atgCATTAGAACTTTCCAACAACTGAAGCAAGAGCATGCCACTTTGAGGAGGAAGCTCGAAGCTTATTTTCAGTTGGTCAGACAAACTGGGCAAGGTGAGACATCCTGA
- the LOC110603458 gene encoding amino acid permease 8 — MASLVHQEFQQGLREANLASFKVGDIADLDDDGKSRRTGTVWTASAHIITAIIGSGVLSLAWAMAQLGWITGIATLCIFSCITLYTSGFLADSYRSPDPVTGNRNHTYMEAVKANLGGNMYKICGLIQYTYMGGLAVGYTITVSISMVSILKSNCFRERGRGAPCKYSLNPYMIGMGIIEILLSQIPNLHKMSWLSFIAAIMSFGYASIGLGLSLAKISSGKGERTTLTGVEIGVNLSEADKLWTMLRAIGDVAFACSYSGVLIEIQDTLKSSPPENKTMKKASMIAILISTAFYMMSGCFGYAALGNNAPGNMLTDFGFLEPFWLIDLANIFVIVHLVGAYQVLSQPVLNAVESWARMRWPESRFVTNEYTLDIIGKKTIRVNLLRLTWRTVYVVIITVVAMGFPFFNDVLALLGAVGYWPMSVYFPVEMHIARKKIQRQTVRWFSLQLMNLVCLLVSLAAVCGAIQGLSHGLQTYKPFSF; from the exons ATGGCGAGTTTGGTACATCAAGAATTTCAGCAAGGCTTGCGAGAAGCTAATTTAGCTTCCTTCAAAGTTGGTGACATAGCTGATCTGGACGATGATGGCAAATCCAGAAGAACTG GGACTGTGTGGACTGCAAGTGCACATATAATCACAGCAATAATTGGCTCTGGAGTTCTCTCACTCGCCTGGGCAATGGCACAGCTTGGATGGATCACAGGCATTGCCACTCTCTGCATTTTCTCATGCATTACTCTTTACACTTCAGGCTTCTTAGCAGATTCCTACAGATCTCCCGATCCAGTCACTGGCAACAGAAATCACACCTACATGGAAGCCGTCAAAGCCAACCTTg GTGGAAATATGTATAAGATTTGTGGGTTGATCCAGTACACTTACATGGGTGGTTTGGCAGTGGGCTATACAATCACCGTTTCTATAAGTATGGT atcGATACTCAAATCAAATTGCTTCCGAGAGAGAGGTCGTGGAGCTCCATGCAAATATTCCCTCAATCCGTACATGATAGGAATGGGAATTATAGAGATTTTACTGTCTCAAATTCCAAACCTCCACAAGATGTCATGGCTTTCGTTTATCGCAGCAATCATGTCGTTTGGGTATGCATCGATTGGATTGGGCCTCTCATTGGCAAAGATCAGTTCAG GAAAAGGAGAAAGGACTACATTGACAGGAGTGGAAATTGGGGTGAATTTAAGTGAAGCTGATAAACTCTGGACGATGTTGAGAGCCATTGGTGATGTGGCATTTGCTTGCTCATATTCTGGAGTCTTGATTGAAATTCAA GACACACTAAAGTCATCACCACCTGAAAACAAAACGATGAAGAAGGCCAGCATGATAGCCATTTTGATATCAACAGCTTTCTACATGATGAGCGGCTGCTTTGGCTACGCTGCACTGGGGAACAATGCACCTGGCAACATGCTAACTGACTTTGGCTTTCTTGAACCCTTCTGGTTAATTGACCTAGCTAATATCTTCGTTATAGTGCATCTAGTGGGAGCATATCAG GTATTGTCTCAACCAGTGTTAAATGCAGTCGAGTCCTGGGCCAGAATGAGGTGGCCGGAATCGAGATTTGTGACCAATGAGTACACTCTAGACATTATTGGGAAGAAGACTATTAGAGTAAACTTGTTGAGGTTAACTTGGAGGACAGTGTACGTGGTGATAATAACTGTGGTTGCCATGGGATTTCCCTTCTTTAATGATGTACTTGCTCTGCTTGGAGCCGTTGGTTATTGGCCTATGTCAGTGTATTTCCCTGTGGAGATGCACATTGCTCGGAAGAAGATACAAAGGCAAACAGTGAGATGGTTCTCTCTGCAGCTCATGAACTTGGTTTGCTTACTTGTTTCCTTAGCTGCAGTTTGTGGTGCTATTCAAGGACTCAGTCATGGTCTTCAAACATACAAGCCCTTCAGCTTTTAA
- the LOC110603407 gene encoding auxin-responsive protein IAA2 yields MEEHNRFLNQIPKQEKWSGNQKASEDKKLELRLGPPGESFSIKNITTTNGIKRLLDSDRLEDRNWFRNTHEKQCKKLSSGYEGSGEKVFSSSWSPSSCSISSAFQRETQREITQTKPSYLRCSTVAESQCPADKKPESGPASASFPAATSGTRGPHDKRVAPAPVVGWPPIRSFRKNLASSSNSKQTDADLPNKTPTEGCKLKPESFRNDLYVKINMEGVPIGRKINLNAYDSYEKLSVAIDELFRGLLAAQRENSTARNGNKINEAKANSGSSGTRSGEYTLVYEDSEGDRILVGDVPWHMFVSTAKRLRVLKSYELSTEQLSVGSGEKEKTPLSSLVEIGRLY; encoded by the exons ATGGAGGAACATAATCGGTTTCTCAATCAGATTCCTAAGCAAGAAAAATGGAGCGGTAACCAAAAGGCATCAGAGGACAAAAAGCTGGAGCTGAGACTTGGTCCCCCAGGAGAATCCTTTAGTATCAAGAATATTACCACCACAAATGGAATCAAAAGACTTCTTGATTCAGACAGATTGGAAGATAGAAACTGGTTCAGAAATACTCATGAAAAGCAATGCAAAAAGCTCTCATCAGGCTATGAAGGATCTGGTGAAAAGGTATTCTCTTCGTCATGGTCACCATCAAGCTGCTCTATATCTTCAGCTTTCCAAAGGGAGACTCAGAGGGAGATAACGCAGACCAAGCCTTCTTATCTTCGATGCTCTACAGTGGCAGAGTCACAGTGCCCAGCAGATAAGAAGCCAGAATCTGGTCCTGCTAGTGCTTCATTTCCTGCTGCCACATCTGGGACCCGTGGCCCTCATGATAAAAG AGTTGCACCTGCGCCGGTCGTCGGGTGGCCTCCGATTCGGTCATTCAGGAAAAATCTAGCTAGTAGCAGCAACTCAAAGCAGACGGATGCTGATTTACCGAACAAAACTCCAACAGAAGGGTGCAAGCTAAAGCCAGAAAGTTTCAGGAATGATTTATATGTAAAGATCAACATGGAAGGAGTCCCCATTGGGAGAAAAATAAATCTCAATGCTTACGACAGCTATGAGAAACTCTCCGTTGCCATTGATGAGCTATTCAGGGGTCTGCTTGCAG CTCAAAGGGAAAATTCTACTGCTAGGAATGGAAACAAGATTAACGAAGCAAAAGCAAATTCAGGTTCATCAGGAACTAGAAGTGGGGAATATACTCTAGTTTATGAGGACAGTGAAGGCGACAGGATACTTGTTGGTGATGTCCCTTGGCA CATGTTTGTATCAACAGCGAAGAGGCTGCGCGTGCTGAAAAGCTATGAGCTTTCGACAGAACAAC TTTCAGTTGGGAGCGGAGAGAAAGAAAAGACACCACTTAGCTCCTTAGTGGAAATTGGAAGATTATATTAA